A genome region from Streptomyces finlayi includes the following:
- a CDS encoding integrase catalytic domain-containing protein, with protein MPELVATAPSQVFTWDITKAAGPLKGVWYHAYVIIDIFSRYIVGHTVERAESAVRAEELIRETITRNGIVPRRCTRTAAPR; from the coding sequence GTGCCCGAGCTGGTCGCCACCGCGCCGTCGCAGGTGTTCACCTGGGACATCACCAAGGCGGCCGGACCGCTCAAGGGCGTCTGGTATCACGCGTACGTGATCATCGACATCTTCAGCCGGTACATCGTCGGCCACACCGTCGAGCGGGCCGAATCCGCGGTGCGTGCCGAGGAGCTGATCCGCGAGACGATCACCCGCAACGGCATCGTGCCGAGACGGTGCACGCGGACCGCGGCACCTCGATGA